A genomic window from Methanobacterium sp. BRmetb2 includes:
- a CDS encoding aspartate kinase, which produces MELIVAKFGGTSIGNGKKIKKAAQAVVNEYMKGKKVVVVVSAINKTTDELLNIVDEAMEKSVTEKQLAEIVSMGEMTSVRVISSAIESLGVKSEYIDPYMDKWPIITNSDLLNAKVNFAMTEKNCRELMKMLDQGIIPVICGFLGRDENGYITTLGRGGSDITAFLLGHCLKADEVIIVTDVGGVMSTDPNKLHTAKKLEKISVEEMRDLATHGAQVLHPHALKYKDPKINAKIIGYEHGDLSAPGTEIIGPSKNEMLKTTALNADPISVIAVVGEEILTKTGILAELAHTLSKNDINIYGVSTGQNSITFFVNSEEAEKAHEVLHEVVVENENLSSLSLGIEISMITVTSPDFIDTPGIITEITGPLCKDNINIVEISSSQTSVVIFVDGKDGKKAYELVRGVLK; this is translated from the coding sequence ATGGAATTAATAGTGGCCAAATTCGGAGGAACATCCATTGGAAATGGCAAAAAAATAAAAAAAGCAGCTCAAGCTGTGGTTAATGAATACATGAAGGGTAAGAAGGTAGTAGTAGTGGTATCTGCAATCAATAAAACAACCGACGAACTCTTAAACATTGTAGATGAGGCCATGGAAAAGTCTGTAACAGAAAAACAGCTTGCTGAAATTGTTTCAATGGGTGAAATGACTAGCGTGAGGGTAATATCTTCTGCAATCGAATCACTTGGTGTGAAATCCGAATATATTGATCCTTATATGGATAAATGGCCCATAATAACCAACAGCGACCTTTTAAATGCAAAGGTTAATTTTGCAATGACTGAGAAGAATTGCAGAGAATTAATGAAGATGCTCGACCAAGGAATCATACCAGTCATATGTGGATTTTTAGGAAGAGATGAAAATGGTTATATCACCACCCTAGGAAGGGGAGGAAGCGATATAACTGCCTTTTTATTGGGCCACTGTCTTAAAGCCGACGAAGTTATAATTGTAACTGATGTAGGCGGGGTCATGTCCACTGATCCCAACAAGTTGCATACAGCAAAAAAGCTTGAAAAAATATCCGTGGAAGAGATGAGGGATTTGGCAACGCACGGAGCACAGGTACTGCATCCTCATGCCCTAAAATATAAAGATCCTAAAATTAATGCTAAAATAATTGGATACGAGCATGGTGATCTTTCAGCACCTGGAACTGAAATTATAGGGCCATCAAAAAATGAGATGCTGAAAACAACCGCCTTAAATGCTGATCCAATATCTGTGATTGCTGTGGTTGGTGAGGAAATTCTGACCAAAACTGGAATATTAGCCGAACTAGCCCATACTCTTTCTAAAAATGATATAAACATTTATGGAGTGTCAACTGGCCAAAATTCCATCACTTTCTTTGTTAATAGTGAAGAGGCCGAAAAAGCCCACGAAGTATTACACGAAGTGGTGGTGGAAAATGAGAATTTGAGTTCTCTATCACTGGGTATAGAAATATCTATGATAACTGTAACCAGTCCAGATTTTATTGACACTCCAGGGATAATCACTGAAATCACAGGACCTTTATGTAAAGACAATATTAATATTGTGGAAATATCATCAAGTCAAACTTCAGTTGTTATTTTTGTTGATGGAAAAGATGGTAAAAAAGCTTATGAACTTGTAAGGGGTGTCTTAAAATGA
- the sppA gene encoding signal peptide peptidase SppA has translation MNKNTKHLVIIIGGLIVLSLITTVFLTYIGSFFGTSFGGTVAVIPLQGEIGYSSSDILGGTVVDPETIKTLIHDAENDINVKAIVLEINSGGGSPVASEEIMEAVKDCKKPVVVWISDVGASGAYLAASPADKIIASQSSIVGSIGVILSLTNLSDLYQKLGINQTAITGGKYKDIGADYRELTSEERKMLQEMVDEDYDHFISLVAENRNLTKKYVESIAEGKIYTGTQAKNNKLIDAVGNKNYALDEAAKMGGIVGPYDVVTLTPPASFEEMLAGFSSKIAYSLGKGIGEFMEQGTIEYVFR, from the coding sequence ATGAATAAAAATACTAAACATCTTGTAATTATAATTGGTGGATTAATTGTATTATCCCTTATTACTACTGTATTCTTAACATATATAGGTAGTTTTTTTGGAACTTCATTTGGAGGTACAGTGGCTGTTATACCCCTCCAGGGCGAAATAGGGTATAGTTCCTCTGATATTTTAGGGGGAACAGTAGTCGACCCTGAAACGATAAAAACACTTATTCATGATGCTGAAAATGATATAAATGTGAAAGCTATCGTTTTAGAAATAAATAGTGGGGGTGGAAGTCCAGTTGCCAGTGAAGAAATAATGGAAGCTGTTAAAGACTGTAAAAAACCAGTTGTTGTTTGGATAAGTGATGTAGGTGCATCAGGAGCATACCTTGCCGCATCTCCTGCAGATAAGATAATTGCCAGTCAATCATCTATAGTAGGAAGTATTGGAGTTATTTTAAGCCTGACCAATCTTTCTGACCTCTACCAAAAACTTGGAATTAACCAAACTGCCATTACTGGTGGAAAATATAAAGATATAGGTGCTGATTATAGGGAATTAACTTCTGAGGAGAGGAAAATGCTCCAAGAAATGGTGGATGAAGATTATGACCACTTCATCAGCCTCGTGGCAGAAAACCGTAATTTAACCAAGAAATACGTTGAAAGTATAGCTGAAGGAAAGATATACACGGGTACCCAGGCTAAAAATAATAAATTAATCGATGCAGTGGGAAACAAGAACTATGCATTGGATGAAGCAGCTAAAATGGGAGGAATTGTAGGACCCTATGATGTGGTTACATTAACACCCCCCGCATCCTTTGAAGAAATGCTTGCTGGCTTTTCATCAAAAATCGCCTATTCCCTTGGTAAAGGTATTGGAGAATTTATGGAACAAGGCACAATTGAGTATGTATTCCGATAA
- a CDS encoding 30S ribosomal protein S17e: MGNIRTSFVKRMAKELIETHPGRFTADFDENKILVQEYSTVSTKHLRNKIAGYVTRLMSQRS, encoded by the coding sequence ATGGGTAACATTAGAACTTCATTTGTAAAGAGAATGGCTAAAGAATTAATCGAGACTCATCCAGGTAGATTCACTGCAGATTTCGATGAAAACAAAATATTAGTACAAGAATATTCAACGGTGAGTACCAAACATTTACGTAACAAAATAGCTGGTTATGTTACAAGGTTAATGAGTCAACGTTCTTAG
- a CDS encoding shikimate kinase, giving the protein MNKTVQSPGSATVINAISTGFGSAFGIGLYVTAEVELRSSKIKCTSDEPVDTLLMDLCVQKVLERFKVETGVRVKTHSTLPMASGLSSSSATSNAVVMATSYAIKEEFGFKDDINDLDLVNMGIDASLEAGVTITGAFDDATASYFGGLTITDNMKRSIIRHDVLEKQNILIYMPDKKSLTSQSDVNRMKLLSPWVKIAFDEALKGNVFNALTLNGLLYCAALGFDPNIALDALNSGAVASGLSGTGPSFVAVVDEESCHKVEEAWDSYPGNIILTEVDNEGTMVI; this is encoded by the coding sequence TTGAATAAAACTGTTCAATCTCCAGGTTCAGCTACTGTAATTAATGCCATATCCACGGGATTTGGTTCAGCATTTGGAATAGGACTTTATGTTACTGCTGAGGTGGAACTGCGATCATCAAAGATTAAATGCACCTCTGATGAGCCAGTTGACACATTACTAATGGATCTGTGTGTGCAGAAGGTCCTGGAAAGATTCAAGGTAGAAACCGGCGTTAGAGTTAAAACTCACTCCACTCTCCCCATGGCTTCGGGTCTTTCCAGCAGTAGTGCAACCTCCAATGCGGTGGTTATGGCCACGAGCTATGCAATTAAGGAAGAATTTGGTTTTAAAGATGATATTAATGACCTTGATCTAGTTAACATGGGAATTGATGCTTCTCTAGAGGCTGGTGTGACCATTACTGGAGCGTTTGACGATGCTACTGCTTCATACTTTGGCGGGCTCACTATAACTGATAATATGAAAAGGAGTATTATTCGCCATGATGTGCTGGAAAAACAAAACATATTAATATATATGCCGGATAAAAAATCACTAACCTCACAATCAGATGTTAATAGAATGAAGCTTCTTTCGCCATGGGTAAAAATTGCCTTTGATGAAGCTTTGAAAGGTAATGTTTTTAATGCTCTAACTTTAAATGGACTTTTATATTGTGCAGCGCTTGGATTTGATCCTAATATTGCTTTAGATGCCTTAAATTCGGGTGCGGTAGCGTCTGGATTGTCAGGTACAGGACCATCCTTTGTAGCCGTGGTTGATGAGGAAAGTTGTCATAAAGTTGAAGAAGCGTGGGATTCTTACCCGGGAAACATTATATTAACCGAGGTAGATAATGAAGGCACAATGGTGATTTAG
- a CDS encoding chorismate mutase, translating to MDKSDALRLLEKSRKEIDRIDEEILYLISERTSLARDVANAKIVLDMDIEDKKREYYIQEKTKKIAEINNIEEKYLSKVMEILTDLNKNEQEKILRRK from the coding sequence TTGGATAAATCAGATGCTCTCAGACTTCTTGAAAAATCAAGAAAGGAGATTGACAGGATAGATGAAGAGATCCTGTATCTTATAAGTGAGCGTACATCTCTCGCCAGAGATGTCGCTAATGCCAAAATAGTTTTGGATATGGATATAGAAGATAAAAAACGTGAATATTACATCCAAGAAAAAACTAAAAAAATTGCTGAGATAAATAATATAGAAGAGAAATATCTCAGTAAAGTTATGGAAATATTGACAGATTTAAATAAGAATGAACAAGAAAAAATTTTAAGGAGAAAATAA
- a CDS encoding thioredoxin: MVVKVEVFTSPTCPYCPMAIEVVDAAKKDLGDSIEVEKIDIMQDREKAIEYGLMAVPAIAINGVVKFVGAPSLEELMAALKEDMN, from the coding sequence ATGGTAGTAAAAGTAGAAGTATTCACATCACCTACATGCCCATACTGTCCTATGGCCATAGAAGTGGTGGACGCAGCTAAAAAAGATTTAGGAGACTCAATTGAAGTTGAAAAAATCGATATTATGCAAGATCGTGAAAAAGCCATAGAATATGGTTTAATGGCAGTTCCAGCAATTGCTATAAATGGTGTTGTAAAATTTGTTGGTGCTCCTTCATTAGAAGAGCTAATGGCTGCTCTTAAAGAAGATATGAATTAA